The Watersipora subatra chromosome 1, tzWatSuba1.1, whole genome shotgun sequence genome has a window encoding:
- the LOC137407156 gene encoding uncharacterized protein has protein sequence MAGSGVSFEEDYNIIKKEWLERQKKYKNMRNAKSKLPPMSIEPFSGERQRLPFQMSDADRALRQQWLRDQFLVDSEPRYIPELRPRNIFRRAFGYPWDVLTKSLSSSMGVERLRNFRYLAPKIGMFFVAIAFVGNYIKHNQISWEKVGGANIFTTKLAIYPGEPLPENPIADYHEKSRGQFYDAGFSKRKVFQN, from the exons ATGGCCGGGTCTGGAGTTTCATTCGAAGAAgattacaatataataaaaaaagaatgGCTAGAAAGGCAGAAGAAATACAAGAACATGCGTAATGCAAAAAGTAAACTACCTCCAATGTCAATCGAGCCCTTTTCCGGAGAAAGACAACGGCTTCCATTCCAAATGAGTGATGCCGATCGTGCATTGCGACAGCAGTGGTTGCGCGATCAGTTTCTTGTAGATAGTGAACCGAGATATATCCCTGAGCTCCGTCCCAGGAATATTTTTCGCCGAGCGTTTGGTTATCCATGGGACGTCTTGACAAAATCACTCTCTTCATCAATG GGTGTGGAGAGGCTGCGCAATTTCCGATACCTTGCACCAAAGATTGGAATGTTCTTTGTTGCAATAGCTTTTGTTGGAAATTACATTAAGCACAACCAGATT AGCTGGGAGAAAGTAGGCGGCGCTAATATATTTACAACAAAGCTGGCTATCTATCCT GGTGAACCCTTGCCAGAAAACCCTATCGCTGATTATCACGAGAAAAGTCGTGGACAGTTCTATGATGCAGGTTTCTCTAAGAGAAAGGTTTTTCAAAACTAG